From the Egibacteraceae bacterium genome, the window GTGCGACGGGGAACAGCAGCACGTCGAAGCGTTCGAAGAACGCCATCCACGCACGCCGCAGGCGCCGGCGCTCGGCGTCGACGCGCAGCCAGCGGGCGTGGGGCTGGGTGAGCGCCCGCGCCCGGCGGGCCTCGCGGCTGTCGTCGTCACCCCGCCGAACGAGGACGTCACGCAGCCGGGCGAGCTCCTCCTCGCTCGTGTCGTCGGCGCTCGTGCTCACCCAGAGGTCGAACGCGACCCGCTCGGCGGTGACGAAGTCGAACGCCGGGCGTGCCGCCGTGTCGACGGTCGCGCCGGCGGCCCGGAGCGCCTCGACGGCGGCCTCCAGCCCGTCGCGGACGGCGGCGTCCACGGGGAACGCCTCGTGCTCAACCCAGGCGGCGACCCGGTACTCGCCGATCGCGCGGTGGGCGGGCGGCGGCAGGGCGAAGCGTGTGGCGACCGCGTCCGGTGCGTCGGGACCGGCGAGCAGGTCGAGCGCGAGCGCGAGGTCGTCGGCGCTGCGGGCGAGCGGCCCGACCCCCATGACGTCGGGGAGGTGACCAAGCTCGTCGAGCGGCACGGACGGCAGGTGGCCCCGGAGAGGCACGAGGCGCGGCGTGGGGAAGTGGCCGTAGACGCCGCAGAACGCGGCCGGCTGGCGGATCGACCCGCCGCTGTCGCTGCCGAGCTCCAGCGCGCACAGCCCTGCGGCGAGGGCGGCGGCCGCGCCTCCCGACGAGCCGCCGGTCGTGCGGGTGGCGTCCCAGGGGTTGCGCGTGGTGCCGAAAAGGGCGTTCGCGGTCTCCTGCCCGCTCACGCCCTCGGGGAGGTTCGTCTTGCCGAGCAGCACCGCGCCGGCGTCGAGGAGGCGCTGCACGGCCGGAGCCGAGGCGGAGGGGACGTGGTCGCGCAGCTCGGGGACGCCGGCCGTCGTGCGCATCCCCGCGGTCGCGAAGCAGTCCTTCACGGTGATCGGCACGCCGTGCAGCGGCCCCCTGCGTTGACCGGCGCGCTGCTCGTCGTCGCGTTGCGCCGCGCACCGTCGGGCTCCGTCGTCGTCGACGGTCACGACGGCGTTCAACCGCTCGCAGGCGGCGATCCGCTCGAGGTAGCCCGCGACGAGCCCGCGGCTCGTGACCCGCCCCGCACGGAGCGCCGCGGCGATCTGCGAGGCGGAGGCGAACAGCAGATCGGAGGTGACGTCGGCCATCGCCGGGGTCGATGCCCGCCTGCTGCTCGCCGCATGCGCCGCCCCTTCGCTGTCCTCCGCTCCCGGTGAGCGCAGCGACGCCCGAGGGGGCTCGTGGAGGAATCAGACGGCGTTGTGCGTCATTCCGGTTCGCCGGAAGCTGTGGGGCTCGTGAGGTGGGAGAACCAGTCCGCGCGATCGAGAAGCAGGTGGAAGTCGATGAGGTCATCGCCGGTGAGCGGCGGGGCGGAGCGGGGGTTCTCTGGATGGGTCGGCCGAAGCGGGTTGCCCTCGCCGCCGCTGCGCGACACCCCCGCGGCCAGGAGCATCGTCGCGGCCTGCGGGTCCACTCGGCGGAAGATCGGCTCGCCGCACTGCGGGCAGACGAACGCATACGCCACCGGGTCGCCGTGCGGACCGCCGAGCATGGCGCACCGGCTGGCCGCGACGTCGACCTGCTGCC encodes:
- a CDS encoding amidase: MADVTSDLLFASASQIAAALRAGRVTSRGLVAGYLERIAACERLNAVVTVDDDGARRCAAQRDDEQRAGQRRGPLHGVPITVKDCFATAGMRTTAGVPELRDHVPSASAPAVQRLLDAGAVLLGKTNLPEGVSGQETANALFGTTRNPWDATRTTGGSSGGAAAALAAGLCALELGSDSGGSIRQPAAFCGVYGHFPTPRLVPLRGHLPSVPLDELGHLPDVMGVGPLARSADDLALALDLLAGPDAPDAVATRFALPPPAHRAIGEYRVAAWVEHEAFPVDAAVRDGLEAAVEALRAAGATVDTAARPAFDFVTAERVAFDLWVSTSADDTSEEELARLRDVLVRRGDDDSREARRARALTQPHARWLRVDAERRRLRRAWMAFFERFDVLLFPVAPVVAYPTYPEPDRVDEMEKRLARTIDVNGRPRPYLDQIVWNTIVSSAGLPATAAPVGLTSGGLPVGVQIVGSPYRDRTTIALAGHLAELLGGFRPPPGTGSA